One window of Pseudomonas urmiensis genomic DNA carries:
- a CDS encoding glutamine synthetase family protein yields MHFAPIEQAERFLADNPDIDLIELFILDANGVPRGKLLHRDELLAVYESGRPLPSTILGLTLNGDDVENSGLVWDVGDIDCRAYPLDGSLVRLPWRRVPTAAVQVSMHPSEGLPASVADPRHVLLRTIEALKADGLHPVMACELEFYLLDQQRDAHGRPQPALDNDGGRPRATQVYGLRELEQIEPFLADLYAACKAQGIPARTAISEYAPGQVEITLEHGDALAAMDQAVRYKRLVKGIAHAHGMQACFMAKPFSDLAGTGMHMHLSLADEQGNNLFASSDPAGTPLLRQAVAGMLCHLHESLLLFCPNANSFRRFQANSYAPLAPTWGVDNRTVSLRVPGGPANSRHVEHRICGADANPYLAAAAILAASHQGIRQQLDPGAPVQGNGYAQATEHLPTDWLTVLDALEQSSWAKEALGEAFLGVYLKVKRAEYRQFMAEVGEQDWRWYLHQA; encoded by the coding sequence ATGCACTTTGCTCCTATCGAGCAGGCCGAACGCTTTTTGGCCGACAACCCTGATATCGACCTGATCGAGCTGTTCATCCTCGACGCCAACGGCGTGCCACGCGGCAAGCTGCTGCACCGCGATGAGCTGTTGGCGGTATACGAAAGTGGCCGGCCATTGCCCAGTACCATCCTCGGCCTGACCCTCAATGGCGATGATGTCGAGAACTCCGGGCTGGTCTGGGACGTCGGCGATATCGACTGCCGCGCCTACCCGCTCGACGGTAGCCTGGTCCGTCTGCCGTGGCGGCGTGTGCCTACCGCTGCTGTGCAAGTCAGCATGCACCCCAGCGAAGGCCTACCCGCCAGCGTTGCCGATCCACGCCACGTACTGCTGCGCACCATCGAGGCGCTCAAGGCTGATGGCTTGCATCCGGTGATGGCCTGTGAGCTTGAGTTCTACCTGCTCGACCAGCAGCGCGATGCCCACGGCCGCCCGCAGCCAGCGCTGGACAACGACGGCGGCCGGCCACGCGCCACCCAGGTCTATGGCCTGCGCGAACTGGAGCAGATCGAGCCGTTCCTCGCCGACCTGTACGCGGCTTGCAAAGCCCAGGGCATCCCGGCGCGCACGGCGATTTCCGAATACGCCCCCGGCCAGGTGGAGATCACCCTGGAGCATGGCGACGCCTTGGCGGCGATGGATCAGGCGGTGCGCTACAAACGCCTGGTCAAGGGCATCGCCCATGCCCACGGCATGCAGGCCTGCTTCATGGCCAAACCGTTTTCGGATCTGGCCGGCACCGGCATGCACATGCACCTGAGCCTGGCCGATGAGCAAGGCAACAATCTGTTCGCCAGCAGCGATCCGGCAGGCACCCCGCTGCTGCGCCAGGCAGTCGCTGGCATGCTGTGCCACCTGCACGAATCGCTGTTGCTGTTCTGCCCCAACGCCAACTCGTTCCGGCGCTTCCAGGCCAACAGCTATGCGCCGCTGGCGCCGACCTGGGGCGTCGACAACCGCACCGTCAGCCTGCGCGTGCCGGGCGGCCCGGCCAACAGCCGGCATGTCGAGCACCGCATCTGCGGCGCCGATGCCAACCCCTACCTGGCCGCCGCCGCGATCCTCGCCGCCAGCCACCAAGGCATCCGCCAACAGCTCGACCCCGGCGCGCCCGTGCAAGGCAACGGCTATGCCCAGGCTACCGAGCACCTGCCCACTGACTGGCTGACCGTGCTCGATGCCCTGGAGCAGTCGAGCTGGGCCAAAGAAGCGCTGGGCGAGGCCTTCCTCGGTGTGTACCTGAAGGTCAAGCGTGCCGAGTATCGCCAGTTCATGGCCGAAGTCGGCGAGCAGGACTGGCGCTGGTACCTGCACCAGGCCTGA
- a CDS encoding NAD(P)/FAD-dependent oxidoreductase, with protein MNAALNNGAAQRAPSYYSATLNDSTQYPTLQGTHQVDVAIIGGGFTGVATAVELAERGLKVAIVETHRIGWGASGRNGGQVTGSLSGDEAMRTQMRDRLGAEVDDFIWQLRWRGHQIIEQRVQRYGIDCDLKRGHLHAAMKPSHMDELRSFEAEAQRRGMGDQVELLDRQAVARQLQSPLYLGGLKNRRNLHLHPLNLCLGEARAAHSLGALIFENSEVLEIIHGPRPAVVTAQGLIEARQVMLAGDVYHKLEKRQLKGKIFPAMGGIVTTAPLGELAAQINPEDLAVYDCRFVLDYYRLTADKRLLFGGGANYSGKDSRDIAGELRPCIERTFPALKGVPIEFQWSCAMGIVVNRIPQLGKLSENVWYCQGYSGHGIATSHIMGEIMAEALTGTLEKFDTFAACKHIKVPMGDLLGNPLLAAGMWYYQMLEKLR; from the coding sequence ATGAACGCAGCACTGAACAACGGCGCGGCCCAGCGCGCGCCGTCCTACTACAGCGCCACCCTCAACGATTCGACCCAATACCCGACCCTGCAGGGCACCCATCAGGTCGACGTGGCGATCATCGGCGGTGGCTTCACCGGCGTCGCCACCGCCGTGGAGTTGGCCGAGCGCGGCCTTAAGGTGGCGATCGTCGAAACCCACCGCATTGGTTGGGGCGCCAGCGGGCGCAACGGCGGCCAGGTCACCGGCAGCCTGTCGGGCGATGAAGCGATGCGCACGCAAATGCGCGATCGGCTCGGCGCCGAAGTCGACGACTTCATCTGGCAGCTGCGCTGGCGCGGCCACCAGATCATCGAGCAGCGAGTGCAGCGTTATGGCATCGATTGCGACTTGAAGCGCGGCCATCTGCATGCGGCGATGAAGCCTTCGCACATGGACGAGCTGCGCAGCTTTGAGGCCGAGGCGCAGCGTCGTGGCATGGGCGATCAAGTCGAGTTGCTTGATCGCCAAGCGGTGGCTCGCCAGCTGCAAAGCCCGCTGTACCTGGGCGGCCTGAAGAACCGCCGCAACCTGCACCTGCATCCGCTCAACCTGTGCCTGGGCGAGGCCCGCGCCGCCCACAGCCTGGGCGCGCTGATCTTTGAAAACTCCGAAGTGCTGGAGATCATCCACGGCCCGCGCCCGGCGGTGGTCACTGCCCAGGGCCTGATCGAGGCCCGCCAGGTGATGCTGGCCGGCGATGTCTACCACAAGCTGGAAAAGCGCCAGCTCAAGGGCAAGATCTTCCCGGCCATGGGCGGCATCGTCACCACCGCACCCCTGGGGGAACTGGCCGCGCAGATCAACCCCGAGGACCTGGCGGTGTACGACTGCCGCTTCGTCCTCGACTACTACCGCCTGACAGCCGACAAGCGCTTGCTGTTCGGCGGTGGCGCCAATTATTCAGGCAAGGATTCGCGGGATATCGCCGGCGAGCTGCGACCGTGCATCGAGCGCACCTTCCCCGCGCTCAAGGGCGTGCCGATCGAGTTCCAGTGGAGCTGTGCGATGGGCATCGTGGTCAACCGCATTCCGCAGTTGGGCAAGCTTTCGGAGAATGTCTGGTACTGCCAGGGCTATTCCGGGCACGGCATCGCCACCAGTCACATCATGGGCGAGATCATGGCCGAGGCACTGACGGGGACGCTGGAGAAGTTCGACACCTTTGCGGCGTGCAAGCACATCAAGGTGCCGATGGGGGATCTGTTGGGCAATCCGCTGTTGGCGGCCGGGATGTGGTACTACCAGATGCTGGAAAAACTACGCTAG
- a CDS encoding alpha/beta hydrolase, with product MPHDAFWLPASEHCSLYVHQWLPTTPVKAAVLLAHGMAEHAGRYRRLGHALSEAGFALFAPDLRGHGRTAELGHLGLFARHHGWNAVVNDLGLLAQHIGQTYPGTPLFLFGHSMGSYIAQAYLLHHSASVQGAILSGSNFQPPALYRAAAAIARVEAWRQGAMGKSALIEWLSFGSFNKAFKPNRTAFDWLSRDPEEVDKYVADPLCGFRCSNQLWLDLLQGLAQISQPGNLAQIDPNLPILVIGGECDPVSAGKRLKDLAAALSATGNRHVQLRLYPQARHELLNETNRDEVCADILGWLEQALALGRPARSE from the coding sequence ATGCCCCATGACGCCTTCTGGCTGCCTGCCAGCGAGCATTGCAGCCTGTACGTCCATCAGTGGCTGCCAACTACACCGGTCAAGGCCGCTGTGTTGCTGGCCCACGGCATGGCCGAGCACGCTGGGCGCTACCGCCGCCTGGGTCATGCCCTGAGCGAGGCAGGCTTTGCCCTGTTCGCCCCTGACCTGCGCGGCCACGGGCGTACCGCCGAGCTTGGCCACTTGGGCCTGTTTGCCCGCCATCATGGCTGGAATGCCGTGGTCAACGACCTCGGCCTGCTCGCCCAGCACATCGGCCAGACGTATCCGGGGACTCCGCTGTTCCTGTTCGGCCACAGTATGGGCAGCTACATTGCCCAGGCCTACCTGCTGCATCACAGCGCCAGTGTGCAGGGGGCGATCCTCAGCGGTTCGAATTTCCAGCCGCCAGCGCTCTATCGAGCGGCTGCGGCCATTGCCCGCGTCGAAGCCTGGCGCCAAGGTGCCATGGGCAAGAGTGCGCTGATCGAGTGGCTGTCGTTTGGCTCGTTCAATAAGGCCTTCAAGCCTAACCGTACCGCCTTCGACTGGCTCAGCCGCGACCCTGAAGAGGTCGACAAGTACGTCGCCGACCCCTTGTGCGGCTTTCGTTGCAGCAACCAGTTGTGGCTCGATCTACTGCAAGGCCTGGCGCAAATCAGCCAGCCGGGTAACCTGGCGCAGATTGATCCGAACCTGCCGATCCTGGTAATTGGCGGCGAATGTGATCCGGTCAGTGCCGGCAAGCGTCTCAAGGATCTGGCCGCCGCCTTGAGCGCGACCGGCAATCGACATGTGCAGCTGCGCCTGTACCCTCAGGCGCGGCATGAGCTGCTCAATGAAACCAATCGCGACGAGGTCTGCGCCGATATACTCGGCTGGCTCGAACAGGCGCTGGCCCTTGGCCGCCCTGCTCGCAGTGAATGA
- the fadD2 gene encoding long-chain-fatty-acid--CoA ligase FadD2: MQADFWNDKRPAGVPSTIDIHAYRSVVEVFERSCKRFADRPAFSNLGVTLSYAELERHSAAFAAWLQHNTDLAPGDRIAVQMPNVLQYPIAVFGALRAGLIVVNTNPLYTEREMRHQFKDSGARALVYLNMFGKRVQEVLPDTGIEYLIEAKMGDLLPTAKGWLINTVVDKVKKMVPAFNLPQAVPFKQVLRQGRELTHKPVPLTLDDIAVLQYTGGTTGLAKGAMLTHANLVANMLQVLACFSQHGPDGQKLIKEGQEVMIAPLPLYHIYAFTANCMCMMVTGNHNVLITNPRDIPGFIKELGKWRFSALLGLNTLFVALMDHPGFKSLDFSALKVTNSGGTALVKATAERWESLTGCRIVEGYGLTETSPVASTNPYGQLARLGTVGIPVAGTAFKVIDDDGNELPLGERGELCIKGPQVMKGYWQQPEATAQALDAEGWFKTGDIAVIDPDGFTRIVDRKKDMIIVSGFNVYPNEIEDVIMGHPQVANCAAIGVPDERSGEAVKLFVVPREGGVSVEELKAYCKANFTGYKVPKHIVLRDSLPMTPVGKILRRELRDIA; encoded by the coding sequence ATGCAAGCCGATTTCTGGAATGACAAGCGCCCGGCGGGCGTGCCTTCCACCATTGATATCCATGCTTACCGCTCCGTCGTCGAAGTGTTCGAGCGCTCCTGCAAGCGTTTCGCCGACCGCCCGGCGTTCAGCAACCTGGGCGTGACCCTCAGCTACGCTGAGCTTGAGCGCCATTCGGCGGCCTTCGCCGCCTGGCTGCAGCACAACACCGATCTGGCCCCTGGGGATCGCATCGCGGTGCAGATGCCCAACGTGTTGCAGTACCCCATCGCCGTGTTCGGCGCCTTGCGCGCCGGGCTGATCGTGGTCAATACCAACCCGCTGTACACCGAGCGTGAGATGCGCCACCAGTTCAAGGATTCCGGCGCCCGTGCCCTGGTCTACCTGAACATGTTCGGCAAGCGCGTACAGGAGGTGCTACCCGATACCGGCATCGAGTACCTGATCGAAGCGAAAATGGGCGACCTGCTGCCCACGGCCAAGGGCTGGCTGATCAATACCGTGGTGGACAAGGTCAAGAAGATGGTGCCGGCCTTCAACCTGCCGCAGGCAGTGCCGTTCAAGCAGGTGCTGCGCCAGGGCAGGGAGCTGACCCACAAACCAGTGCCGCTGACCCTCGACGACATCGCCGTGCTGCAGTACACCGGTGGCACCACGGGCTTGGCCAAGGGCGCGATGCTGACCCACGCCAACCTGGTCGCCAACATGCTCCAGGTGCTCGCTTGCTTCTCCCAGCACGGGCCGGACGGGCAGAAGCTGATCAAGGAGGGCCAGGAGGTAATGATCGCACCGCTGCCGCTGTACCACATCTATGCGTTCACGGCGAACTGCATGTGCATGATGGTCACTGGCAATCACAACGTGCTGATCACCAACCCGCGGGATATTCCGGGCTTCATCAAGGAACTGGGCAAGTGGCGTTTCTCGGCTCTGCTCGGTCTGAATACCTTGTTCGTCGCACTGATGGATCACCCAGGCTTCAAGTCGCTGGATTTCTCTGCGCTGAAGGTCACCAACTCCGGTGGCACGGCGCTGGTCAAGGCCACCGCCGAGCGCTGGGAGAGCCTCACCGGCTGTCGCATCGTCGAAGGCTATGGCCTGACCGAAACCTCGCCGGTGGCCAGCACCAACCCCTATGGCCAGTTGGCCCGGCTGGGCACGGTAGGCATTCCGGTGGCAGGCACCGCCTTCAAGGTGATCGACGATGATGGCAACGAGTTGCCGCTGGGTGAGCGTGGCGAGCTGTGCATCAAGGGCCCGCAGGTGATGAAGGGCTACTGGCAGCAGCCCGAGGCGACCGCCCAGGCGCTGGATGCCGAGGGCTGGTTCAAGACCGGGGATATCGCGGTGATCGACCCCGATGGCTTTACCCGCATCGTCGACCGCAAGAAAGACATGATCATCGTCTCCGGCTTCAACGTGTATCCCAACGAGATCGAGGACGTGATCATGGGCCATCCACAGGTGGCCAACTGCGCGGCAATCGGCGTGCCGGACGAGCGCTCGGGCGAGGCGGTGAAGTTGTTCGTGGTACCGCGTGAGGGCGGGGTCAGCGTCGAGGAGCTCAAGGCCTACTGCAAGGCCAACTTCACTGGCTACAAGGTGCCCAAGCACATTGTCCTGCGCGATTCGCTGCCGATGACCCCGGTAGGCAAGATCCTACGCCGGGAGTTGCGCGACATCGCTTGA
- the fadD1 gene encoding long-chain-fatty-acid--CoA ligase FadD1, whose amino-acid sequence MIENFWKDKYPAGITAEINPDEFPNIQAVLKQSCQRFADKPAFSNLGKTITYGELYALSGAFAAWLQQHTDLKPGDRIAVQLPNVLQYPVAVFGAMRAGLIVVNTNPLYTAREMEHQFNDSGAKALVCLANMAHLAEKVVPKTQVKHVIVTEVADLLPPIKRLLINSVIKYVKKMVPAYHLPGAVRFNDALAKGHGQPVTEANPQPNDVAVLQYTGGTTGVAKGAMLTHRNLVANMLQCRALMGANLHEGCEILITPLPLYHIYAFTFHCMAMMLIGNHNVLISNPRDLPAMVKELGKWKFSGFVGLNTLFVALCNNEAFRALDFSALKITLSGGMALQLSVAERWKTVTGCAICEGYGMTETSPVAAVNPAEANQVGTIGIPVPSTLCKVIDDNGQELGLGEVGELCVKGPQVMKGYWQREDATAEILDADGWLKTGDIALIQLDGYMRIVDRKKDMILVSGFNVYPNELEDVLAGLPGVLQCAAIGVPDEKSGELIKVFIVVKPGMTLTKEQVMEHMRANVTGYKVPRYIEFRDALPTTNVGKILRRELRDEELKKQGLKKIA is encoded by the coding sequence ATGATCGAAAATTTTTGGAAGGATAAGTACCCAGCCGGGATTACGGCGGAAATCAATCCTGACGAATTCCCCAATATCCAAGCGGTACTCAAGCAGTCCTGCCAACGCTTTGCCGACAAACCGGCCTTTAGCAACCTGGGCAAAACCATCACCTATGGCGAGCTGTATGCCTTGTCAGGAGCTTTTGCTGCCTGGCTGCAACAGCACACCGACCTCAAGCCAGGTGATCGGATTGCCGTACAGCTGCCTAATGTCCTGCAATACCCTGTAGCCGTATTCGGCGCCATGCGCGCTGGGCTGATCGTGGTCAACACCAACCCGCTGTACACCGCGCGGGAGATGGAGCACCAGTTCAACGACTCCGGCGCCAAGGCCTTGGTGTGCCTGGCCAACATGGCCCACCTGGCTGAAAAGGTCGTGCCCAAGACCCAGGTCAAGCATGTCATCGTCACCGAAGTGGCCGACCTGCTGCCGCCGATCAAGCGCCTGCTGATCAACAGCGTCATCAAGTACGTGAAGAAGATGGTCCCGGCGTACCACCTGCCAGGCGCCGTGCGCTTCAACGATGCCTTGGCCAAAGGCCATGGCCAGCCGGTTACCGAGGCCAATCCGCAGCCCAACGATGTTGCCGTGCTGCAGTATACCGGTGGGACCACCGGTGTGGCCAAGGGCGCCATGCTCACCCACCGCAACCTGGTGGCCAACATGCTGCAGTGCCGGGCACTGATGGGTGCCAACCTGCATGAAGGGTGCGAGATCCTCATCACCCCGTTGCCGCTGTACCACATCTATGCGTTCACCTTCCATTGCATGGCCATGATGCTGATCGGTAACCACAACGTGCTGATCAGCAACCCGCGCGATTTGCCGGCCATGGTCAAGGAACTGGGCAAGTGGAAGTTCAGCGGTTTCGTTGGCCTCAATACCCTGTTCGTGGCCCTGTGCAACAACGAAGCCTTCCGTGCTTTGGATTTCTCGGCGCTGAAGATCACCCTGTCTGGTGGCATGGCCTTGCAACTGAGCGTGGCCGAGCGCTGGAAGACCGTCACCGGCTGCGCCATCTGTGAAGGCTACGGCATGACCGAGACCAGCCCGGTAGCAGCGGTCAACCCGGCCGAGGCCAACCAGGTCGGGACCATCGGCATTCCGGTGCCCTCGACCCTGTGCAAGGTCATCGATGACAACGGCCAGGAGCTTGGCCTGGGTGAAGTCGGCGAGCTGTGCGTGAAGGGCCCGCAGGTGATGAAGGGCTACTGGCAGCGCGAAGACGCTACCGCCGAGATCCTCGACGCCGACGGCTGGCTGAAGACCGGCGACATTGCCCTGATCCAGCTCGATGGCTACATGCGCATCGTCGATCGCAAGAAAGACATGATCCTGGTCTCGGGCTTCAACGTGTACCCCAACGAGCTCGAAGACGTCCTGGCCGGTTTGCCGGGCGTGCTGCAGTGCGCTGCGATTGGCGTGCCGGACGAGAAGTCGGGCGAGCTGATCAAGGTGTTCATCGTGGTCAAGCCAGGCATGACCCTGACCAAGGAGCAGGTGATGGAGCACATGCGCGCCAACGTCACGGGCTACAAGGTGCCGCGCTACATCGAGTTCCGCGATGCGTTGCCGACCACTAACGTCGGCAAGATCCTGCGCCGTGAGTTGCGTGACGAAGAGCTGAAGAAGCAGGGCTTGAAGAAGATCGCCTGA
- a CDS encoding MaoC family dehydratase, producing MTQVTNTPYEALEVGQKATFEKSVEERDIQLFAAMSGDHNPVHLDAEFAAKSMFRERIAHGMFSGALISAAVACTLPGPGTIYLGQQMSFQKPVKIGDTLTVRLEILEKLPKFKVRIATNVYNQNDELVVSGEAEILAPRKQQTVDLVSPPNFVAS from the coding sequence ATGACCCAGGTCACCAACACCCCTTACGAAGCCCTCGAAGTGGGTCAGAAAGCCACCTTTGAGAAGTCCGTCGAAGAACGTGACATTCAGCTGTTCGCCGCGATGTCCGGTGACCACAACCCGGTGCACCTGGATGCCGAGTTCGCGGCCAAGAGCATGTTCCGCGAGCGTATTGCCCACGGCATGTTCAGCGGCGCGCTGATCAGTGCGGCAGTAGCCTGCACCCTGCCTGGCCCGGGCACCATCTACCTGGGTCAGCAGATGAGCTTCCAGAAGCCGGTGAAGATTGGCGACACCCTGACCGTGCGCCTGGAGATTCTGGAAAAGCTGCCCAAGTTCAAGGTGCGCATCGCCACCAATGTGTACAACCAGAACGATGAACTGGTGGTATCGGGCGAGGCCGAGATCCTCGCGCCACGTAAGCAGCAGACCGTCGACCTGGTTTCGCCGCCGAATTTTGTTGCCAGCTGA